The genomic window GGCTGGGTCGAACCGGTGACGCGACCGCACGCGCTTCGTCCACAGCCGGGGTCGGTCACTCCTCGTCCGGTCCGCGCCGGGCCCGAAGATTCTGCCGGGTGAACTGCGGCTGGGCGCGGATCCCTCGGCGCCGGCGGAACGATCGATAGAGGACGAGCAAGAGGAAGACGGTGGCGCCGGCCGCGACCGCGGTCGCCTCGATCGACGCTGCGACGTAGAGGATCGTCGTCGCGACGACGCCGGCAGCGGCGAGCATCCCGACGAGCAACCGCTTCGCGAGCAGCCCGAGGAGTTCGTTCGAGTCCTGAATCTCGGCCTTGACCCGGACGTTCTCGCGCTCGACGCGGTCCAGCGCGCTCTCGAGTTTGGGCGGGATTCGGACGGCCGCTGCGCCGGATCGCTGGAGCTGATCGCCGGTATCCTCGATCACGTTGCGGATCGTCTCCTCCCGATAGCCCTCCTCCGTGAGATACTCCGTCGCCGTCGCGATGAAGTCGAAGTTCGGGTCGAGCGTGACGCAGACGCCCTCGACGACGGTCGCGACCCGGAGGACCAAGGCCAGATCCTTCGGCAGCCGAAAGGGGAACTCGTAAATCGAGTCCTCGATCTGGCCGACGATCTGCTGGATGCGGTACTGCTCGATGTCCTCGCCGCGGGCGTCCTGGATGGCGAGTTCCATCACCTCGGCCATCACGGCGCGGTCGGCCTGCGGCGAGAGCGTCCCGATCTCGATCAGCGCGTCGAGGATACCGTCGATGTCCTGCTCGGCGACGGCGACGTAGAACTCGACGATCTTGTCCTGGACGAACTCGTCGACCCGGCCGGACATGCCGAAGTCGTAGAAGACGATCGTACCGTCGTCCTGCACCGCGAGGTTCCCAGGGTGGGGATCGGCGTGGAACACGCCGTGCTCGACGATCATCTCGAGGTAGGCTCGCTGGAGTGTCTCCGCGACCTCGGTGCGGTCGATCCCGTGCCGGTCGAGGTCGTCGATCCGATCGACCTTCGTGCCGCCGAGGTACTCCATCGTCAGCACGCGCTCGCTGGAGTGGGAGTCGATCGTGTCCGGAATCGCGATCTTCGGCTCGTCGGCGAAGTTCGCGCGGATCTCGTCGAGCATCCGCCGCTCGCGCTCGTAGTCCATCTCCTCGCGGATCGTCTTGTCGAACTCGTCGGCGAGGTTCCGCAGAGAGAAGGCCCGCGCCTCGTCGACGACGAGCAGGAGGACCGGGAGCGACCACCGGATCACCCGGAGGTCCGCGGCGACGAGCGACTCGACGCCGGGCCGGCGGACCTTCACCGCGACGTCCTGGTCGTCGATCCGGGCGCGGTAGACCTGTCCGAGACTGGCCCCGCTGATCGCCTCGGTGTCGAACTCGTGGAAGCGCAGCTCCGTCGGCCCGAGTTCGGCTTCGAGCACTCGCTTCGCGTCCTCCCACTCGGCGGGCGGCACGTCGTCCTGCAGGCTCGAGAGGACGGAAACGTACTCCGGGGGAAGCACGTCCGGCCGCGTCGAGAGCAACTGGCCGAGTTTGATGAACGTCGGCCCCAGCGTGAGCAGGGTGTCCAGTAACTCCTCGGCGCGGCGGGTCCGTTCCTCGGAGGAGACCGCCCGCCGGCCGCCGAAGAGCAAGAATCGGCGGCGGTCCCGCCACCACGCGAGGATGAGCGGGAGAAACTGCCGGAGGACGCGAAGGAACCGCCAGTACGGCCGGAGGAAGGGCACGCTTAGGCGTCCCCGACCTCGATCTCGGTGACCTCCGCCTCGGGCTCCCTGGGGATCGTCACTTCGAGCACGCCCTGCTCGATCGTCGCCGTCGCGTCCTCGGCGACGGCGTCCGGCGGGAGCGGGAGGTCGACGTCGAGGAACGCATCACGATGCTCCTCGACGAACCGATAGCCAGCGACGTCGGGTTTGTCGCGGTGGGCCTCGACGTGGAGCCGACCCGTGGCGACCGTCACGTCGAGCGTGTCCTCGGTGACGCCGGGAAGATCGAGGACCAGGAGGTAGGCGTCGTCGCTCTCCAGCAAGTCGGCGAACACGGCATCGGGGAGCGACCGGAGGGCGCTGGTGATACCGGACATACACCTCCGTTGGGGCGGGGGATCGAAAAATGCGGTGATACCGGGTCCGAATTCGCGGTCGCGTGACTTTCAGAAGTGCGTTCGCGACGCTACTATGACCGCAAACGGCTTGGAAGCCCCCTTCCAGTCCCACCCGAGGGTGAACTGTGCAGGCTCACGAAACCGAGTGGATATCGAAGGTCGCGAACTCTCGGCGGACGGTGAAGCGGACCGTCGCCGCCCGGTGGACAGTCGAATCGGAGCGACGCGAGGAAGTAGTCGGTAGGTACTGAAGGGCGGACGTCGGTCGCTCGGTAATCGGGGCACAGGCCCGTGGTACTGGGGTTCGGAACGCTTTTCCGGTCGGTCGCCGTCGGTCACCATCAAATGATCGCGGGAGGGTTCGCGCCGTGACGATGGAAGACCGGCTCGACGAGCTCGAGGAGCTGCAAGCGGAGGCCGAACTCGGTGGCGGGGAGGGCCGCATCGAGTCCCAGCACGACAAGGGCAAGAAGACCGCCCGCGAGCGGATCGAGTACTTCCTCGACGACGGCACGTTCAACGAGTTCGACCAGCTTCGAACCCACAACACCCACAACTTCGGGATGGAGGAGCGCCAGCTCCTGACCGACGGCGTGGTGACGGGCTACGGCGAGGTCGACGGCCGGACCGTCTTCGTGTTCGCCCACGACTTCACCGTCTTCGGTGGCTCGCTCGGCGAAGTGTTCGCCGAGAAGATCACGAAGGTCATGGACAAGGCGATGGAGGTCGGCGCACCGCTCGTCGGCCTCAACGACTCCGCCGGCGCGCGGATCCAGGAGGGCGTCGACGCGCTCGCCGGGTTCGCGGAGATCTTCCGGCGCAACCAGGAGGCCAGCGGCGTCATCCCCCAGATCTCCTCCATCATGGGTCCCTGTGCCGGCGGCGCGGTCTACTCCCCGTCGATGACGGACTTCATCTTCATGGTGAACGACACCAGCCACATGTACATCACCGGGCCCTCCGTCATCGAGACCGTCACTGGCGAGGAGGTGACCCACGAGGAACTCGGCGGCGCGAGCACCCACAGCTCGAAGACCGGCGTCGCACACTTCGCGGCATCGGACGAGGAGCAGGCCCTCGACGACATCCGCCGGCTCCTGTCGTACCTTCCCCAGAACAACGTCGAGGATCCGCCACGCGTCGAGCCCTGGGACGAACCCGATCGCCAGGACGCGGAGCTCCGCGAGATCGTCCCGCCGAGTCCGCAGAAGCCCTACGACATGACGAACGTCCTGGATTCCGTACTCGACGAGGGGTCCTTCATGGAGGTCGGCGAACGCTTCGCCGCAGAGATCGTCACCGGCTTCGGCCGGCTCGACGGCCGCTCGGTCGGCGTCGTCGCCAACCAACCCCGCGTCAACGCCGGGACGCTCACGGTCGACTCGTCGATGAAGGCCTCCCGCTTCGTCCGCTTCTGTGACGCGTTCAACGTGCCGATCCTCACCTTCGTCGACGTGCCCGGCTACATGCCCGGCACGGACCAGGAGCACCGCGGCATCATCCGCCACGGAGCGAAGCTCCTCTACGCCTACTCCGAAGCGACGGTCCCACTCCTGACCGTCATCACGCGCAAGGCCTACGGCGGCGCCTACTGCGTGATGTCGTCCAAGCACCTCGGCGCGGACGTCAACTACGCCTGGCCGACCGCCGAGATCGCGGTGATGGGGCCACAGGGTGCGGTGAACGTCCTCTACAGCGACGAACTCGAAGCCGCCGACGACCCCGACGAACTCCGCGAAGAGCTGATCGCCGAGTACCGCGAGCAGTTCGCGAACCCTTACACCGCAGCGGACAAGGGCTACCTCGACGACGTCATCGATCCGATCGAGACCCGCCCCCGGCTGATCGACGACCTCGAGATGCTCCAGTCCAAGCGCGAGGCGAACCCCGACAAGAAACACGGCAACATCCCACTGTAATGGCCGATCCAACGCCCGTCGATCCGGCAGACGCCTACGACGACGTCGAGCCGACGGCCCGCGACGCCGACGGCGAGGTCCCCGACCTCCCTCGCGACCTCTCGATCCAGATTCCACCCTCCGCGACGACCGAGGAGGCAGCTGCGATCGTGGCCGCCGTCGGCGCACACATCCGGGATCGCGAGGCTGCTGCGGCCGCGGCGGCCGCCGGTGGCGAGCCGTCGTGGGAGGGCGAGCGCTTCACCTTCGCCGGCCGCATCGAACAGTTGCAGGGTCGCTCCGTTCGCGTGCCGGCAGACGCTCCGCGAGACGCGTGGACGGCGTCGGGACGGACGGATCGGTTCTGACTGGAGGGCTATCCGTCGCGGACGCTGTAGCAATCGTGCGTTAGAATGGCGCTTCGGGTCCTTCGTCGCGTGCTTCGGGTCCCTCGTCGCGTGCTTCGGGTCCCTCGTCGTTCGTCCCGCCGTCGGCTTCTGCAGCCGGTGCCGCAGTCTCACTCGCGGGAGCACCGGTCTCCAGATCTCCATCCCACTCCCGATAGCCGCCCGCCAGGCTCGCGACGGCGTCGGCGTGGATGCCCTCGTAGCTCCCGAGGAGCCGGGCGGCCTGGATCGAACTCTCTCCGTGTGGGC from Salinarchaeum sp. Harcht-Bsk1 includes these protein-coding regions:
- a CDS encoding AarF/ABC1/UbiB kinase family protein, which gives rise to MPFLRPYWRFLRVLRQFLPLILAWWRDRRRFLLFGGRRAVSSEERTRRAEELLDTLLTLGPTFIKLGQLLSTRPDVLPPEYVSVLSSLQDDVPPAEWEDAKRVLEAELGPTELRFHEFDTEAISGASLGQVYRARIDDQDVAVKVRRPGVESLVAADLRVIRWSLPVLLLVVDEARAFSLRNLADEFDKTIREEMDYERERRMLDEIRANFADEPKIAIPDTIDSHSSERVLTMEYLGGTKVDRIDDLDRHGIDRTEVAETLQRAYLEMIVEHGVFHADPHPGNLAVQDDGTIVFYDFGMSGRVDEFVQDKIVEFYVAVAEQDIDGILDALIEIGTLSPQADRAVMAEVMELAIQDARGEDIEQYRIQQIVGQIEDSIYEFPFRLPKDLALVLRVATVVEGVCVTLDPNFDFIATATEYLTEEGYREETIRNVIEDTGDQLQRSGAAAVRIPPKLESALDRVERENVRVKAEIQDSNELLGLLAKRLLVGMLAAAGVVATTILYVAASIEATAVAAGATVFLLLVLYRSFRRRRGIRAQPQFTRQNLRARRGPDEE
- a CDS encoding Hsp20/alpha crystallin family protein, coding for MSGITSALRSLPDAVFADLLESDDAYLLVLDLPGVTEDTLDVTVATGRLHVEAHRDKPDVAGYRFVEEHRDAFLDVDLPLPPDAVAEDATATIEQGVLEVTIPREPEAEVTEIEVGDA
- a CDS encoding acyl-CoA carboxylase subunit beta → MEDRLDELEELQAEAELGGGEGRIESQHDKGKKTARERIEYFLDDGTFNEFDQLRTHNTHNFGMEERQLLTDGVVTGYGEVDGRTVFVFAHDFTVFGGSLGEVFAEKITKVMDKAMEVGAPLVGLNDSAGARIQEGVDALAGFAEIFRRNQEASGVIPQISSIMGPCAGGAVYSPSMTDFIFMVNDTSHMYITGPSVIETVTGEEVTHEELGGASTHSSKTGVAHFAASDEEQALDDIRRLLSYLPQNNVEDPPRVEPWDEPDRQDAELREIVPPSPQKPYDMTNVLDSVLDEGSFMEVGERFAAEIVTGFGRLDGRSVGVVANQPRVNAGTLTVDSSMKASRFVRFCDAFNVPILTFVDVPGYMPGTDQEHRGIIRHGAKLLYAYSEATVPLLTVITRKAYGGAYCVMSSKHLGADVNYAWPTAEIAVMGPQGAVNVLYSDELEAADDPDELREELIAEYREQFANPYTAADKGYLDDVIDPIETRPRLIDDLEMLQSKREANPDKKHGNIPL
- a CDS encoding rhodanese-like domain-containing protein — translated: MVREVDPDEVQSKLASDDEEVTVVDIRSPRQFALGHVPGAINVPLPELPRRVDAYDWDADEVVAVCPHGESSIQAARLLGSYEGIHADAVASLAGGYREWDGDLETGAPASETAAPAAEADGGTNDEGPEARDEGPEARDEGPEAPF